The window ccgaggtttgaatactttggtttacttttattggggttgaactttgtgacaaccatattaaaatttgatttgaggatctattgctggtttagaactatacttgcaacgtaactatttttaTGGAATTCTTTATTGACAATAGTTCttgcatcaaatttttggcgccgttgccggggaatggttgcaatgtgtgctttgatattggttatgtgaatatgtgaatattgtagattgtttacttgctttcattagtttatttttagtttaaattttctttaatgcatgaGCTATGGTTTCTAAGTtgaatgactcggtctcaaccggaCTCTAGCTTAGCCGAATTTGACTccgaaattgaaagaactttacTTCACATTCGGAAAGCTAGACGTCGGTTGGATTACGCGGCTAgtgcttcggcctctcttgaggaacctTTCGAAACACTAGACCAATCTGAGAGTGATCTAGAATCCACATTCAACGAAGGAACTTCCTACTTTTTTGTTGGTACTACTGATATATCCTTGCATACTACAGGTGATAATCACATGGCAGAGCCTCGTAGGATCaccttgcatgagcaaggagcacCGGATCTTATTCTTCAACCATTGCAAGCTCGGTATCCTAATCTTGATCCtaattttgagttgaagaatAGCTTGATAAATTTGTTGCCGAAATATCATGGATTGCTGGGTCAAGACCCTATAaggcacttgagagatttccaagtGGCTTGTTCTACTGCTCGGAGGCATGGTGCCGATCAGATTACTATCATGGTCTTTgccttccccttctctcttgagGGGAAAGCAAAGGAGTGCTTCTACTCCCAACCTGATGCATTGGTGACTGATTGGGATTCGTTGATAAGAGGATTCTtggataagttctttcctccagagaagaccgactacattcAGAAGAAAATCTCCattataatgcaaagagaccaagagaccTTCTATGAATATTGGACTAGGATCAAGAGATTGTTGGAGTCTTGCCCACATCATGGGTTagacactcacttgctcattagctatttCACTAGAGGTCTTTGTGCACCAGATAAGAGATTGCTCACTACCGCTAGTGGTGGTTCTCTCTCTAAGAACAAGACGGCGGCAGAAGCATGGAGTTTGATCAATGATGTCGTTGAGGCTACCCAACATGTGAAAGTGATGAGGAACAATCATCCCAAGAGTGTGGTGGAAGCACCATCTTCTGACTCAACTTTGACCAAAGTGCTTGGAGACATGACCACTCTCCTCACGGAGATGCACAAGGAACAAAAGGCATTTTACTCACTCCAAGCTGTCCAAGCCCCACCCCAAATCCTCCAACTCGAAGGGCCTCCTAGAGTATGTGGTTTATGCTCTAGCATCGCACATTACACTGACCAATGCCATCAAGTACAAGAGGATTACACCCTTGCGGTAGCCAATGTGAACTAtaacaaccgtccaccctatcAATCTCAAGGTCAAAATAATTACTTTCGTAGTAATAGTTCCAACCAACGTTGGAGGGACAATGCACAAGGGAACAaccacaatcaaagatggaaccaAGGTAACTCATCCTCTCATTATCATAACAACACCAACCAAAACCACCATAACCAACCATAACAACACTCacaacaaaaccaaaacaacaACCATAGATACCAAACGCCTCATCAAAGACAACAACCCAATCAACCTTCTTCTTATTCCATCAACCAAGGTGATGACTCTAACCGTGCACTCTACCAAGAGCAAGAGAGACTTAGAGCTATGgtagagaaaaagaagagaacaataGGGCCCAATTCAATAACATGAGTGTTCAATTGTCCAACATCACCAAAATTCTCTCAAGGTTGGCCCTACCTCCTACCAACAATACCAACACCAACCAAGTCTCTAGCTCATCCAACCTTCCTTCCCAACCTATCCTAAACCCAAGGGGTAGCATCAATGCAATCACCTTGAGGAGTGGTACAACGCTTGAGGAAGTCGAACACAAGCCCATCAAGTTGGCGAAGGATGTTCCTAATGTAGAAGTTGGTAAAATAATGGAGACAGATGAagatgaaaatgaggaagaagttgcaaaagaagaagaagaacaattgAGGGCCAAGGAACCGAAGCGGAAGAGCAACTTAGAGGAACAAATTCCTATACCTTTTCCTTCGTTAGCTAAGAAGGCCAAGAAGCATGAGGAGCTTGACCCCAACATAGTACAAATCTTCAAAAATGTGGAGGTAACTATCCCACTCTTTGATGTCATACATCAAGTTTCAAAATATGCTAAGTTCCTTAAGGATGTGTGCACTCATAAAGATAAGATTGGTGGACTAGGGATGAATCTATTAGGCAATTATATTTCTTCTATGATGGATGATTTTCCTGAAAAGTATAGTGATCCCGGTCCTTGCTTGGTATCTTGTATGATTGGTGAGATTCAACTTAAGGATTGCATGTGTGACCTAGGATCGTGTGTGAGCATTATGCCACTCTCAATTTATGAGAAGTTGAACCTTGCACCATTGAGGCGATCCAGAGCTAGGTTTGTGCTTGCAGACAAGAGTATAATTTCAGTTGCGGACATTGCTGAGAATGTGTTGGTGAGAATTCAGGACTTAATCTTTCCGGTGGATTTCCATATCCTAGAGACACCTCCCATTGATTCTGATAGGCCATCCTCCATCTTGCTTGGGAGGCATTTCTTGAAGATATCCCGGTTTAAATTAAATGCATTTTCTGGGGATTACTCATTTGAAGCCAAAGGGAAGGTGGTGAAGTTCAAATTGGAGAAAACCATGAGGCAACCTCTAGAGGTACATTCAATTTTTGGTTGTGACATTGTTGAGGATGATGTGATTGAAGAACACTTTATGAGTGATAATGAGATAAGTGTCAGTAGGAATTTGGGTATAAGAGGAGTTAGCAAGGAAAAGGGGAAGGATCCACGACTTCCATATCCTCAAGTGAACAGGCACCCAATCATGGTGCAATTGACAAGTGGAGGCATCTCCCCTTGAAGGACACTCTTACCAAAGCCAACAAGAAGGACAAGATGGATGTCCTTGAGGATGTTCCAAAAAGATGATCTCAAGCTCATGACCgtctaacttaaggacgttaaagaaaagtgctaggtgggagacaccccaccgtggtatgatcttCCTTGTATATAATTTCTTGCATGTAGTTTTAGagtctttgtttgattttgtgattGTTTACTTGTGTTGAATTCGTTTAAGCATGCCTGATTTCATTTGATTTTGTTGAGTTGATAGAGCCTTCATGAGGATTTCATTGACCTTGGTATTggttaaattggtgattttgaataAAATGCTTGATTTTGAGTATTGCCTGAAATTCTAAGTATTTTTGAAGCACCTAGATTGAATGCATGTCAAGAGTTGCTATAATTGCCTCCctcattttgtttaaaaaaatatcgTTCCACACGTGGGCGTGGACGACGCACACGCGTCGATTGCATTTCCACAACTCCTGGTATAAAAACTAGAGAGTTGTGATGGCACTGTGCAAAAtctgtgctgggagcacaatgcctcccacgcgtgcacgtcgatgaCACGTATGCGTCACTTGTCCATCTCACACACCCACGCATACACGTCGTTTGCTAAGTTCGCAACTCCTGGTATAAAAACCAGAAAGTTGTGCAAGTTTTGTGCTGCCTTTGTGCGATGAGCACAATATCaccccacgtgtgcgcgtcagctgacgcgcacgcgtcccccCTTCCCATTTCTGCTATCCACGCgtaggcgtggacgacgcttatGCGTCGCTCATTTTTTCcctcttccacgcgtacgcgtgagtgaggCGCGCGCGTCACGTGCCCGACGCAGCTATCAGGGCACGCTGCACTGTTCTttcctattttcttttctttcttcttttctttcttcctttcttcttccttctccttaCTACTTCTTCTCCGCCCACAACCACCGGTGACTACCACCTCCGGTGGTCTCacatttctctctcctcttttatctcttctctctttttctcttctccttttctCACTTACACCCAACCTTACTTTCTCCTCCTTTCATAGTTACAtgcctcttctttctcttttgtttcttttttttaatttttctttactattgcatttaattactttACTCTCTTTGTTttggttgaattttaattttatggtttgtttgtttgtttgtttactcttgtttctttcctttccttttatTCTCTTGTATAGGTGTTGAATCTCATTTATTTCTAAATTGGTGGATTCTTTCATATCTCTTAACTTGTTGTACTATGATAAATAACATTCTATTTTGGGGCATATTCCCCTTGAACTCATCAAACTTGCTTGTTATTTACAATTTGCACATCAAGTATTTGTGAAAAAGAGCCAATGGCATCTTTGTTCATTGTTGACCTTTTTCTTTCAACTTGGTAtctctttttcacaacacttgcaCTACATGAGCATTGAGggtcattttcatgatttttcatcatcaattgctcatTGTTTATGGTTTGCTATGTTTGTGGCATCATGTAAGAATGAgtggttcattgtcttggagttaGTTGAGTGAAAAGTTTTTCTATGACTTCCATCATTCTTGCATGTGTTTGTCATTGTTGTGATCGATGCCTGAGCCCACGATTCTCATGCTTTATACTTGCATGCCTCTCTTACTCTTGCATCTCATGCTAGTGATATGCCTCCATGATTATATTGTTGTCTtgcttacatgttgcagctgtcatgtcttCAGGACACTTTACTCCTTTGTGGCATTAATCTTCACTTGCATTGTATTAATTTTGGTTTTTATGTCTCTGAGCTTaatgtttttatcttttcttcctaTTTAGGATGGCTACTAAAAAGGAAGGGAAAATACCTCCAACAAGCCGTCTATGAAGAGAGAAACTCAAAGAACAACCGTCATGGCGCAAACTTCCTCGAAGGCCACACCACTTGCTAAGTGGTTGAAGAGCTCTAGCTGCATTGACGAGTAAAAAAGGAAGTTCCCGCAAGATTCACCAACCCACCTACGGCGAAAAACGACAATCTGGAGTCTACCTCGGATCATGGCAAAGAAGTAATCAAGAGGTGAACACGGAGAAGTCCTTGTCTCACCATCCTATGGTCATTGAGGGTGACACTCCCAGACCCACTCTGTTCATCATTGATAGCACGGAGGACCATGCAAATTTCTAACGTAGGTAACAACCCCTCTTTTCAAcacccaaaattttaattttcttttgtcaaTTAGGATAATTTGCATTGCATGGCTAGTTTTTTGCATTTAAACAATTTTTTGCATtgtagttgtttcttgttaggattacttggttagggtgatgactttttttccaagaaactgttctTTTTAGGGCCCCCtaccaatttttgaaaaatttttttatcttaaacttgcttgaagaatttattttggaatatgatttttgagctaagaatacacaagcatgtgagttttgagcccaattgcgtggttacatcttataaccacttatttccattcttgtgtgcgtTGTTCactttctatgattgcaatctttgatttgtttaattctatatgtccattattttgtgtacgaatgtatttatatgattgaggccgtcatttcaatagctcacttacccaaatagccttaccccttttatctaccattgttaaccaattttgagcctatgttaaataccctttgttctttaatttagcatatcattacccctaagtgaaaaataataaatgtcctttgatttggatctttgattagtttagacgAGTGAGGGTGCGTGTCATCTAAGCGGGAGGGAAGCTTGGAAACATTGGTAGAGCTAAAAGGTGTGTTTTTGTAGTTTTTATTGAAATGTTGGGAattaggtacatactcatgtattgaatgtttaaaccatatgcattggcacTGTTGTATATGTTTcaccaaaaaaagaaaagcaaaagagaaaaatttgtagaaaaagaaatagaaaaataaaagaaacaaaaatatatagaaaaagaaagcaataaaaaagggacaaaatgccccaaggcaaAGCCAATAATAACCAATGCATATGGGTTGTGGATTAAAAGAGAATGCGTGAGTGTCTGAAAAGTGAATAAATGGGCAGTTAGGTTGTGTactagaattgtataggttgttgtgtgtgttaggtgagagcttaggttaatcaaggattcaaatttcaagatcacttggccatatatgcatccttacccttaccctagccccattacaacctaaagataaaccctcatgatgaatgtatgcatgcaccgaATAACTatcgattgttagatgaagaacaaatcttggaaagcatgattagaggataattgagtgatcaaccctatacacttgagcgaatagagcggatacacttctagtgagggttcgatgctcaactccttgttcccggctttcataagcTTTCTTCTTGTAAGTTGTTTACACGTCATTTTGATATATAAATTGGTAGAGTTCATGAATCATCTAATTGCCTTGGCCCTATGTATTCACATATGTTCTTGGGAGATTGAtttactcttgaccaagtagatagatgcaTTTGTATTAGTTGCATCCATGTAGGTAAATTACATTTCATAAACCCCATTCTCCTAtattctttggtctttttatttttagcataaagacatgcttggtttaagtgtggggaggtttgataaaccccaattttgtggtttatcttgtgtagaattggagggttttgtcaatattttccacgcttatccatataaattgcatggttttgtatttccttcctaattttgcttcatggttTAAAATATGCTTATTTAACCCAAAAACtgctatattttaatcctcttctattaccattcgatgccgtgatgtgtttgttaagtggatTCAGAATCTATAAGGTAACAATGgtctagaagatggaaaggaaacatgcacaagtggaagggaCATGAAGAATGGAGCTTTGGAGAATTGGtggcgacgtgcacgcgtggtcgacgcacacgcgtggatttaTGTAGCTGGCACTGGCACACAAGTACTGACGCACTCGCGTGGTTTGGCAGAAACcccactgacgcgtacgcgtgcttgacgcatacgcgtggaccgCAAAACTcagatgacgtgcacgcgtgacaccCAGCACGTGACATCATTAATGAAATCgtggctggcgatttctgagaGGCTCCAGGCCCAATCTGAGTTCAATTCTGCATGGAAAAAGACCCATGGAACTAGGGGAAATGGGGGATCAATCATTCATACATTacacacaattttagctagtttttagttcttgttgttctagagagagaaactcttacttctctctagatcaagtttgattttgatttttccttgttgaaattttgaattggattttgttaattttagtttcaattacttaatttgagttctctagttataattttgtttagatcttgtgttggatttatgttttcttgttatttctctttttcttctcattttatgaaCCTTATGGATCTTGAATTTCTACTAGTGCATTGATGTTTTATATGATTGATAGTGTTAATTGAGTTGGTTTCCatggataattgttagtgggtacttttaATTTCCAATTAATTTGCAATTTGAATATGCCTTTAGTTAATGTatactatgtgtttgatgaaatatttcctttgattatggagtagttttctatactcttggcctaggctaagggaattcggtgatcttgagtcattgggtctaattggtttggtgatttgagaacccctagtggtcaaattgatacccattgacactagtCTACTACTAAACCGATTAGTAGATAGATTAGGACTTATGAGTTGAAATTGACCAAGCCATTTGACATACTTCCCttgtagaagtagacttaatgagcttggttccttataattgtcaagatatggttattagacaaggatggagATCCCgattcctatgcctagccaagagtttcttttattattcatatttgaaacccaaaaaatccaaattgcttgattcttgttatagttagtttagttgtttaCTTAGTCTTAGAATAGAAGTAGCTTTATATGTTCTCTTGTTATATTGAAATTGCTTATACCTTGCTTTGattgctttgatttagtttcttgccCTTTAAGATTCCTCGCATGTTAAGTTTAGTAGcttaaattcttgtttatgactcctaaccccagaattctaaccaatattgatgcTCATGTTtgccattccttgtgagacgacccgaggtttgaatacgtTGGTTTACTTTTATTGAGGTTGAACTTTGTGACAaccatattaaaatttgattcgaGGATCTATTGTttgtttagaactatacttgaaaCGTAACTATTTTTGTGgaattctttaccgacaataATTCTTGCATcactcattatggttgaagcttcaaagATTGGACgcaaaggttggactagtgctcaattggatgggtctaggagggtagTTTGGTGCCTAAAGGAGAATTCGATGTgcataccacccggatggaatcatgataatcaacttgaagacaggTGTGAAAATAAGGTTTGGGAGAtgtggatcaattttgggagctccaaacttgtgaagaactccatcaagacttggtgcaATTAATTGAGAATCTTGGAGCACAAAGGaagaccaagcattggtggaagtttaaggatgaattcaagcacaagccaccttgatgagagctcccaataagtccaacttaaggacagtaaataaaagttctaggtgggagacaccctaccatggtaacatCCTTTCATTTGTCtcttttttgtacatattggtaaattagtttaatttcatgttttgtttggttAGTTGAGTCTATTTAGTAGTCTAGCAtgtttaaataaggttttatggtattttggtagctgttcagaggtttggaatgcttgattTGGCGCAAGAaattggaaaattttgaaaaacagagcacccagccacgcgtatgcgtcacccacgcgtacgcgtgaccaccaAATTTTCCATGCccagtacaaaaaccagagagttacgCGCGTTGTGTGCTGAAATTGTGCCTCTAGCATAATTCTggcccatgcgtatgcgtcaccTATCTTTCTGTTCACTCACGCGAGTGCGTCGTTGACCCATACGCATCGCACCCCACTCCtgccactcacgcgtacgcgtgactcactGCCCTGTTCCACCCCCTTCTTTTCTTCCCTTCTCTCCATttctttcctccttctctcttcttctcttttctttccacccttcaaccaTCATCTAACACTATCATCCACCATTTACCATTATTTTCCTTAGTGTGTTAGTTGTtagtagttagttagttagttatcttaatttttgttttagttggtaaatgttggattattgatttgatttgctgTTTCTTGATCCTGAaattattcattgttggattcctttgttgaggttatattttgttacttggaaCTATATTCTTCATACTTAACGtttgtgcataccaagtacttgtaaattgccttcaagcacttaactcttttgaattgcatgttttggccaccatgcgtTCATCATCCATTCT is drawn from Arachis hypogaea cultivar Tifrunner chromosome 12, arahy.Tifrunner.gnm2.J5K5, whole genome shotgun sequence and contains these coding sequences:
- the LOC112730036 gene encoding uncharacterized protein; translation: MSVQLSNITKILSRLALPPTNNTNTNQVSSSSNLPSQPILNPRGSINAITLRSGTTLEEVEHKPIKLAKDVPNVEVGKIMETDEDENEEEVAKEEEEQLRAKEPKRKSNLEEQIPIPFPSLAKKAKKHEELDPNIVQIFKNVEVTIPLFDVIHQVSKYAKFLKDVCTHKDKIGGLGMNLLGNYISSMMDDFPEKYSDPGPCLVSCMIGEIQLKDCMCDLGSCVSIMPLSIYEKLNLAPLRRSRARFVLADKSIISVADIAENVLVRIQDLIFPVDFHILETPPIDSDRPSSILLGRHFLKISRFKLNAFSGDYSFEAKGKVVKFKLEKTMRQPLEVHSIFGCDIVEDDVIEEHFMSDNEISVSRNLGIRGVSKEKGKDPRLPYPQVNRHPIMVQLTSGGISP